In Leptolyngbya sp. CCY15150, one DNA window encodes the following:
- a CDS encoding adenylate/guanylate cyclase domain-containing protein, with protein sequence MNVEHFRTIRNRLGSRWRRSVRPVLHTGASVVTLLSLVTTGAVTGMKLLGWMQPLELRAYDTMVQHRPHRDEDPRLLIVAVTEGDIRALQRATPSDASLAEAIAILSESSPRAIGIDLYREVPQDPGHEDLLTQLQRPNVFAITKLGDAVTEGILPPQGVPPERVGFNDLLIDPDGVVRRSLLFATTDDGSVYYAFALRLALAYLAEEGIGLEASPVDDSSFSLNGTSFIPLESTDGGYYTIDSAGYQLLLNYRSPRSLARQVTFSEVLARQVDPAWVEGKIILIGTTAPSGKDLFQTPYSAAETRDHLMPGVTIHGHMVSQILSAALDGDRLFRFMPSWGEGLVLLGWTLLGGTVAWCLRHPLVLGVATIAIAAAIALISYGALHYYHLWLPSAASAIGVLINVAAVTAGRASESQRKEHMVMTLLGQNASPEIAAALWDNRDALMDTGKLPGQTLTATILFSDIKHFSRIAETQSPDRVLLWLNEYLDEMTQSIQEHQGIVNKFTGDGLIAVFGVPVGRTTEDEIAQDARHAVSCALDMSDRLRRLNQAWQARDLPECHTRIGIFTGNIIAGSLGGKNRLEYGVIGDSVNIASRLESCCKDIHPGQCRILIAEETRQYLDERFDLEDWGGMLLRGREQTVQVYRVVVPSTETAQPSIIPLNPESPTYTKIDVDSVKS encoded by the coding sequence GTGAACGTCGAGCACTTTCGCACTATTCGCAATCGTCTGGGCAGCCGCTGGCGTAGGTCTGTTCGTCCAGTGCTCCATACGGGCGCTTCGGTTGTTACACTCCTCAGCCTCGTGACCACCGGTGCCGTCACTGGTATGAAGCTACTGGGCTGGATGCAGCCCTTGGAGCTGCGCGCCTACGATACCATGGTGCAGCACCGCCCCCATCGAGATGAAGATCCTCGGCTGTTAATTGTGGCGGTCACGGAAGGCGATATTCGTGCCCTGCAGCGAGCAACGCCCTCGGATGCTAGTTTGGCAGAAGCGATCGCTATTTTGAGTGAGTCGTCTCCCCGCGCCATCGGCATTGATCTCTACCGCGAGGTGCCTCAAGACCCTGGTCATGAGGACTTGCTGACCCAACTGCAGCGACCCAATGTTTTTGCGATTACGAAACTGGGCGATGCGGTTACCGAAGGCATTCTGCCACCCCAGGGCGTACCGCCAGAACGGGTTGGCTTTAATGATCTCCTGATCGATCCCGATGGCGTGGTGCGCCGCAGCCTGCTGTTTGCCACGACCGACGATGGTTCGGTGTACTACGCCTTTGCCCTGCGCTTAGCCTTGGCCTACCTGGCGGAGGAAGGGATTGGCTTAGAGGCAAGCCCTGTGGATGACTCATCCTTCAGCCTGAATGGCACCTCTTTCATTCCCCTAGAGTCCACCGACGGCGGCTACTACACCATTGACAGTGCTGGCTATCAACTGCTGTTGAACTACCGATCGCCTCGCTCCTTGGCTCGCCAAGTGACGTTTTCGGAGGTGCTGGCTCGCCAGGTGGATCCGGCTTGGGTTGAGGGCAAGATTATTTTGATTGGCACCACCGCTCCCAGCGGTAAAGATTTATTTCAAACTCCCTACAGTGCTGCCGAAACTCGCGATCACCTGATGCCGGGCGTGACTATTCATGGTCATATGGTCAGTCAGATTCTATCGGCGGCGTTGGATGGCGATCGCCTGTTTCGCTTTATGCCATCCTGGGGTGAAGGTCTGGTGCTCTTGGGCTGGACGCTGCTAGGCGGTACGGTGGCTTGGTGTCTGCGCCATCCTCTAGTGTTGGGGGTAGCGACCATAGCGATCGCTGCTGCGATTGCCCTGATCAGCTATGGAGCCCTGCACTACTATCACCTTTGGCTACCGTCGGCTGCTTCTGCCATCGGCGTGTTGATCAATGTGGCGGCGGTAACGGCGGGGCGGGCGAGTGAATCTCAACGCAAGGAGCATATGGTGATGACCTTGCTGGGGCAAAATGCCTCGCCGGAAATTGCTGCGGCTCTCTGGGACAATCGAGATGCGCTGATGGATACGGGCAAGCTGCCAGGGCAAACCCTGACTGCCACCATTCTCTTTAGCGATATTAAGCATTTCAGTCGGATTGCTGAAACCCAGTCTCCTGATCGGGTGTTGCTGTGGCTGAATGAATATCTAGATGAAATGACCCAGTCTATTCAAGAGCATCAGGGCATCGTCAACAAGTTTACCGGGGATGGCCTGATCGCGGTCTTTGGGGTGCCTGTGGGACGCACGACGGAGGACGAAATTGCCCAAGATGCTCGCCATGCCGTCAGTTGTGCCTTAGATATGAGCGATCGCCTGCGGCGGCTGAACCAAGCCTGGCAAGCTAGGGATCTACCGGAATGTCACACCCGCATCGGCATCTTCACAGGCAACATTATTGCCGGTAGCCTGGGGGGCAAAAACCGCTTGGAATATGGGGTGATTGGAGATAGTGTCAACATTGCCTCTCGCCTAGAAAGCTGCTGTAAAGACATTCATCCAGGACAGTGCCGGATTTTGATTGCCGAGGAAACCCGTCAGTACCTTGATGAGCGGTTTGACCTAGAAGACTGGGGCGGTATGCTGTTGCGAGGACGGGAGCAAACGGTGCAGGTCTACCGTGTGGTGGTGCCGTCTACGGAGACAGCTCAGCCATCGATCATCCCTCTCAATCCAGAATCGCCAACCTATACGAAAATTGATGTAGATTCTGTGAAGAGTTAA
- a CDS encoding ComF family protein — MQMLNRFTQAVLGCLLDEGCLVCQRPTPGHLCRDCDRQLRCCQVSHAPPSNLDRPLFAWGDYGGMLRQAIALIKYHNCPQLARPLGHWLGQAWLDQQTSHPNHANQRLLKMPQLVVVPIPMYADKQRQRGYNQAELLADAFCQVTGLPLARRGLVRERNTSPQFELSGAEREANLQQAFRLGTMKGRSPVLLLDDIYTTGATVRSALQVFQAAAIPVQGVVVLARAGGHPPRNPDPSSLGVGNGAAIGAIARSIDRRRV; from the coding sequence ATGCAGATGCTTAACCGCTTCACCCAAGCTGTCCTTGGATGCCTGTTAGATGAGGGCTGTTTGGTTTGCCAACGGCCTACGCCAGGTCATCTCTGTCGTGACTGCGATCGCCAGTTGCGATGCTGTCAGGTATCCCATGCGCCACCGTCGAATTTAGACCGCCCGCTCTTTGCTTGGGGCGACTATGGGGGAATGCTCCGCCAAGCGATCGCGTTGATTAAATACCACAACTGTCCTCAGCTTGCCCGCCCTCTGGGGCATTGGCTGGGGCAGGCTTGGCTTGATCAGCAAACGAGCCATCCCAACCATGCCAACCAGCGACTGCTCAAGATGCCCCAGCTCGTTGTGGTTCCCATTCCCATGTATGCCGACAAGCAACGGCAGCGGGGCTACAACCAGGCTGAACTGCTAGCCGATGCATTTTGCCAGGTGACAGGACTACCGCTGGCCCGTCGTGGTCTGGTGCGGGAGCGGAATACCAGCCCTCAGTTTGAACTCTCCGGTGCGGAGCGGGAGGCAAATCTACAGCAGGCCTTTCGGCTGGGCACCATGAAGGGGCGATCGCCGGTGTTGCTTTTGGATGATATCTACACCACCGGCGCAACCGTACGGTCAGCGCTACAGGTCTTTCAGGCAGCGGCTATCCCTGTGCAGGGCGTGGTGGTCTTAGCCCGAGCGGGGGGCCATCCTCCCAGGAATCCTGACCCCTCATCGCTAGGAGTGGGCAATGGGGCGGCTATTGGGGCGATCGCCCGATCCATAGACCGGCGTCGGGTCTAG
- the infC gene encoding translation initiation factor IF-3 produces MVLTKKNRNRDLPTINERIRFPEIRVIDTDGAQLGIMPPSEALRIAEDKDLDLVLVSDKANPPVCRVVDYGKYKFEQEKKAREARKKQHTSDVKEVKMRYKIEEHDYNVRVNQAERFLKSGDKVKATVMFRGREIQHADLAEVLLKRLAHDLQELAEVQQTPKREGRNMMMMLSPKKV; encoded by the coding sequence ATGGTTTTGACTAAGAAGAATCGTAATCGTGACCTGCCCACTATCAACGAACGGATTCGCTTTCCAGAAATTCGGGTCATTGATACAGACGGCGCACAGCTTGGCATTATGCCTCCTTCCGAAGCCCTGAGAATTGCAGAGGACAAGGATCTAGACCTGGTTCTAGTCAGCGATAAGGCTAATCCGCCGGTCTGCCGAGTGGTGGACTATGGCAAGTACAAATTTGAGCAGGAGAAGAAGGCGCGGGAAGCCCGCAAGAAGCAGCACACCTCCGATGTCAAAGAGGTGAAGATGCGCTACAAGATCGAAGAGCATGACTACAACGTTCGTGTGAATCAGGCAGAGCGCTTCCTGAAGTCTGGAGACAAGGTGAAGGCGACGGTCATGTTTCGCGGACGAGAAATCCAACATGCAGATTTAGCAGAAGTGTTGCTAAAACGGTTGGCCCATGATCTCCAAGAACTGGCCGAGGTGCAGCAAACGCCGAAGCGGGAAGGGCGCAACATGATGATGATGCTCTCTCCCAAGAAGGTCTAA
- a CDS encoding pentapeptide repeat-containing protein codes for MTGNRWGDRSRWMGLAVAIALMVACGWGQIVGSQGCPGCDLPGMDLSDRSFAQADFRQANLQGASLARSHLEQTQFQGANLQQATLTAADLRGARFAGADGRGAMWDQAILHQADFGRANLAGASFKAADLSGADLSGAYLRGAYLRAAVLQNATLSGADLQQANLRDAVLSLDQRSVDLSGANLRGADLRKANFHQATLRGADLTGANLRDADFTQADLLGAILTDTERSQTRFDYAIGLSPEDAQQVQEDWSLGGIPCEFTLERTDIQRRRLQGRRDRLRTTRTCSYCDLVGADLRGLDLSHGNLKGADLRAANLRGTNLQDANLSEVNLDPLPLLGADDLCLYAALIPDLTQTKLSRAHLAEIQANPSLFTESDVTGAIAPPEFLAQVERDLNLARLRTTGQCPGCDLQGVDFTAQPLSLAGANLRGANLSHAVVYREYSSTQRSWPDAVDLRGADLREANLTGAQLSPESGLDGAILCRTTLPDGSSSDRDCR; via the coding sequence ATGACAGGAAATCGATGGGGCGATCGCTCTCGATGGATGGGGCTAGCGGTGGCGATCGCTCTGATGGTGGCCTGTGGCTGGGGGCAGATAGTCGGCTCTCAAGGATGTCCGGGCTGCGACTTGCCGGGCATGGACTTGAGCGATCGCTCGTTTGCTCAGGCCGACTTTCGTCAAGCGAACCTGCAGGGGGCCAGCTTGGCGCGATCGCACCTAGAGCAGACCCAGTTCCAGGGGGCCAATCTCCAACAGGCGACCTTGACGGCGGCCGATCTGCGGGGGGCTCGGTTTGCCGGTGCCGATGGTCGAGGTGCGATGTGGGATCAGGCGATCCTTCACCAGGCAGACTTTGGGCGGGCCAACCTAGCTGGGGCTAGCTTCAAAGCTGCGGATCTATCGGGGGCAGATCTATCCGGTGCCTACCTGCGGGGAGCCTATCTGCGGGCAGCAGTCCTGCAAAATGCTACTCTATCTGGGGCAGATTTGCAGCAGGCCAATCTCCGAGATGCAGTTCTGTCGCTAGACCAGCGATCGGTGGATCTATCAGGGGCGAATCTGCGGGGAGCGGATTTACGCAAGGCCAATTTCCATCAAGCGACGTTGCGCGGGGCAGACTTGACCGGTGCCAACCTCAGGGATGCTGATTTCACCCAAGCGGATTTGCTGGGAGCCATCCTCACGGATACGGAGCGATCGCAGACCCGGTTTGACTATGCCATTGGTCTGAGTCCTGAGGATGCTCAGCAGGTGCAGGAGGACTGGAGTCTGGGCGGTATACCCTGTGAGTTTACTCTGGAGCGCACCGACATCCAGCGCCGCCGTCTGCAGGGCCGTCGCGATCGCCTGCGAACGACCCGCACCTGTTCCTACTGTGACTTGGTGGGGGCCGATCTGCGGGGACTAGATCTGAGCCACGGCAATCTTAAGGGGGCCGATCTGCGGGCGGCCAATCTGCGGGGCACGAATCTACAGGATGCAAATTTGAGTGAGGTGAATCTTGATCCCCTGCCGTTGCTGGGTGCCGATGACCTCTGTCTCTATGCGGCGCTGATCCCGGATTTAACCCAAACGAAGCTCAGCCGAGCCCATTTGGCAGAGATCCAGGCGAATCCTAGCCTCTTCACCGAGAGTGATGTGACCGGGGCGATCGCTCCCCCAGAGTTCCTGGCCCAAGTAGAGCGCGATCTCAATCTGGCCCGCCTGCGCACCACGGGGCAATGTCCTGGCTGCGACCTCCAGGGCGTAGATTTTACAGCCCAGCCTCTCAGTCTAGCCGGGGCTAACCTGCGGGGAGCCAACCTCAGCCATGCCGTTGTCTATCGCGAGTATTCCAGCACCCAACGCTCCTGGCCCGATGCGGTGGATCTGCGAGGGGCAGATCTCCGAGAGGCTAATCTCACTGGTGCCCAGCTATCGCCAGAGTCTGGTCTAGATGGAGCCATTCTCTGTCGTACCACGCTTCCCGATGGCAGCAGCAGCGATCGCGATTGCCGTTAG
- a CDS encoding MFS transporter, protein MKLEDWQLNQNTPSVRQKILGWLNLRPEEGARTLLMFLFYTTTSVGVLWFEVSVAALFLGEYGAEGLPWIYLASSGIGAALGLLYSWMQKFLPLRHVIFLIAVLMAVPVVLLRIGMHPALLGGYAIFMLRLWVEGIYVLNELTTTITANQLFNIREIKRTFPFISSGILMADVLSGFSLPVLRSLIGLPNILILASGMMLVGAFTLLHIGRTYHQFFPDSPRRRMQEKQPDFTARRLRGPLLRYVVLIVSFFVMIQVLLLLIDFQYLSQLEKNLNVQVEEIADFLALFSGVLGLFELLTQWFISSRMIERLGVFFISMLPPVLVVTISSFSLLVLGQPAVLFWGIILLKFVDELLRYTLVASTSPVLFQPIPDTMRSRVQSMVRGVAEPIAIGVTGGSMLLVLKVFRTQAGSANSVLFQQFQDGAFTALILLAALVWLLTVWWLRSRYLELLVLSAERGQLSLSDVDLRSIKRAVVDALDRPGTEADKQSCIELLTHIDPRNVGDVLSPLLARLTPRLQRQSLEAMLDHPSLDYLDRVRSLIQNPLQPEVLAVALRYIWLTETNPDIPELRHYLQAQQDPVVRGTAASLMLRRGNSHERAEATATLRRMLTHTQERERVMGCRALGEAVYMQALRLYIKPLLQDESLRVRRALLEAIASTHLEEYYPSLIRGLRYQSTREAAMQALTRLENDAIPLVLSIAEDIHQPDIVRNSAWKVMGRIGTLEALNALVSHLVTSWGASRRSILRILLKLPHDAGIEAVGDRLGRRGVETLMNQELMLIGQMYAALLDFLPERLEGREADLLRRALRYAQSDAQDRLFLLMRFLYPSSAIQAASFNLLSGSPDNMARGLEILDNTVDLPSKRALLSILDRRPDYDKLQSLSDLVPYTPMAASDRLRYLLDLRHFLSEWALACCFHLARRQLWGVKVDQAIACLRHPAGFVRESVLSYLQVASPRTLRILLPQLGQDPNPLVAAQIRHLLFIMEQTTLPPQPSQPALPSLPDA, encoded by the coding sequence ATGAAGTTAGAGGACTGGCAACTCAATCAGAACACACCGAGTGTTCGACAAAAGATCCTAGGATGGCTCAACCTCCGCCCAGAGGAAGGAGCCCGAACATTGCTGATGTTCTTGTTTTACACCACCACGTCCGTTGGCGTGCTGTGGTTTGAAGTGAGCGTCGCAGCGCTGTTCCTAGGAGAGTATGGAGCAGAAGGGCTGCCCTGGATTTACTTAGCCAGCTCCGGAATTGGAGCCGCTCTGGGATTGCTCTATTCCTGGATGCAAAAGTTTTTGCCCCTGCGCCACGTCATCTTTCTGATTGCCGTCTTGATGGCCGTGCCGGTGGTGCTCCTGCGCATTGGGATGCACCCAGCCCTCTTGGGGGGCTATGCCATTTTCATGCTGCGGCTGTGGGTGGAAGGGATCTATGTCCTCAACGAACTGACGACAACGATTACCGCCAACCAGCTTTTCAATATTCGAGAAATTAAACGCACCTTCCCCTTCATCAGCAGCGGCATTTTGATGGCCGACGTGCTCAGCGGGTTTTCCCTGCCGGTGCTGCGATCGCTGATTGGTCTACCCAATATCTTGATTCTCGCCAGCGGCATGATGCTGGTGGGCGCATTCACGCTGCTGCACATTGGCCGCACCTACCACCAGTTCTTCCCCGACTCGCCCCGACGGCGGATGCAGGAGAAGCAACCTGACTTTACCGCCCGTCGCCTGCGGGGGCCCTTGCTGCGGTACGTGGTGCTGATTGTGTCCTTCTTCGTGATGATTCAGGTGCTGCTGCTGCTGATCGACTTTCAGTATCTCAGCCAGCTTGAGAAAAACCTGAACGTACAAGTAGAAGAAATTGCCGACTTTTTGGCCCTCTTCAGCGGCGTTTTGGGGCTGTTTGAACTGCTCACCCAATGGTTCATCTCCAGCCGCATGATTGAGCGGCTAGGCGTGTTCTTCATCTCCATGCTGCCGCCGGTCTTAGTGGTCACCATCAGCAGCTTTTCCCTCCTCGTTCTCGGTCAACCGGCCGTGCTTTTTTGGGGGATCATTCTGCTGAAATTCGTGGACGAATTGCTGCGCTATACCCTAGTGGCCAGCACCAGCCCCGTCCTGTTTCAACCCATCCCCGACACCATGCGCAGCCGCGTGCAGTCTATGGTGCGAGGCGTCGCTGAACCCATTGCCATTGGCGTCACGGGAGGCAGCATGTTGCTGGTGCTGAAGGTGTTTCGCACCCAGGCGGGTAGCGCCAACTCCGTCCTCTTTCAGCAATTTCAAGACGGAGCCTTCACCGCGCTGATTCTCTTAGCTGCCCTAGTGTGGCTGCTGACCGTCTGGTGGCTGCGATCGCGCTACCTAGAACTCCTCGTGCTCAGCGCCGAACGGGGGCAGTTGAGCCTATCCGACGTGGATCTGCGATCGATTAAGCGAGCCGTGGTGGATGCCCTCGATCGCCCGGGCACCGAGGCGGACAAACAGTCCTGCATTGAACTGCTCACCCATATTGACCCCAGAAACGTGGGAGATGTACTGTCGCCCCTACTAGCCCGCCTGACGCCACGGCTCCAGCGCCAAAGCCTAGAGGCCATGCTCGATCATCCCAGCTTGGACTATCTCGACCGGGTGCGATCGCTAATCCAAAACCCCCTGCAGCCAGAAGTGCTAGCCGTTGCCCTGCGGTATATCTGGCTCACCGAAACCAATCCAGACATCCCCGAACTGCGCCACTATCTGCAAGCCCAGCAAGATCCCGTCGTGCGCGGCACGGCCGCCTCCCTGATGCTGCGGCGCGGCAACTCCCACGAACGGGCAGAAGCCACCGCCACCCTACGGCGGATGCTCACCCACACCCAAGAGCGAGAACGGGTCATGGGCTGCCGAGCCCTCGGGGAAGCCGTCTATATGCAGGCCCTGCGGCTCTATATCAAGCCCCTGCTACAGGATGAGTCTCTGCGGGTGAGGCGGGCCCTGCTAGAAGCGATCGCCTCCACCCACTTGGAAGAATATTATCCCTCCTTGATTCGGGGTTTGCGCTATCAATCCACCCGAGAGGCCGCCATGCAGGCCCTGACCCGCCTGGAAAATGACGCCATTCCCCTAGTGCTCTCCATTGCCGAAGATATTCATCAACCGGATATTGTCCGCAATAGCGCTTGGAAAGTGATGGGACGCATCGGCACATTAGAAGCCCTGAATGCCCTCGTGTCTCACTTGGTGACCTCCTGGGGCGCATCCCGCCGCAGCATTCTACGGATTTTGCTCAAGCTGCCCCACGATGCGGGCATTGAAGCCGTGGGCGATCGCTTAGGACGGCGCGGGGTTGAAACCTTGATGAATCAAGAACTGATGCTGATCGGGCAAATGTATGCAGCCCTGCTCGACTTCCTGCCAGAACGATTGGAAGGTCGAGAAGCTGACCTGCTGCGGCGGGCCCTGCGCTATGCCCAATCCGATGCCCAGGATCGTCTCTTTTTGCTGATGCGATTCCTCTACCCATCCAGCGCCATCCAGGCCGCGTCTTTCAACCTGCTCTCAGGCTCCCCCGACAATATGGCTCGGGGTCTAGAGATCCTGGATAATACGGTAGACTTACCCAGCAAGCGCGCCCTGCTTAGCATCCTCGATCGCCGCCCCGACTATGACAAACTGCAAAGCCTGTCCGACCTGGTTCCCTATACCCCCATGGCCGCCAGCGATCGCCTGCGATACCTTCTCGACCTACGCCATTTTCTCTCCGAGTGGGCCCTAGCCTGCTGTTTCCACCTAGCCCGGCGGCAGTTGTGGGGCGTGAAAGTGGATCAAGCGATCGCCTGTCTGCGGCACCCAGCGGGGTTTGTGCGAGAATCTGTGTTGTCCTACCTCCAGGTGGCCTCACCGCGCACCCTACGCATCTTGCTGCCCCAGTTGGGCCAAGATCCCAATCCCCTAGTGGCGGCCCAGATTCGGCATCTATTATTCATCATGGAACAAACCACCCTACCGCCCCAGCCCAGCCAGCCAGCACTTCCCAGCCTTCCAGATGCCTAG
- a CDS encoding response regulator transcription factor, with protein sequence MKKILIVDDDITLRTALIRYLEKRGYSVQQASSGLEGLAKFEDDPPDLIVSDIMMPEMDGLEFCRRLRSTRTGQLVPFIFLSSRQEVDDRIEGHRTGADDYLVKPFETKELEAKIEAQLERSRRMNAEIVRLMQQSNTEQPPAPAAPPPEPLPLTPAEERVFWEVIRGLTNKQIGDQLFVSPRTVQTHLSNILSKLQLENRAQLIRFAYEHGYHPPAEPQDGDDSH encoded by the coding sequence ATGAAAAAAATTCTGATTGTGGATGACGACATCACCCTCCGCACTGCGTTGATTCGGTATCTGGAAAAACGCGGTTACTCGGTGCAACAGGCTAGTTCTGGCTTAGAGGGCCTAGCCAAATTTGAAGACGATCCCCCCGATCTCATTGTGTCGGACATTATGATGCCCGAAATGGATGGCTTAGAGTTTTGCCGGCGGCTTCGCAGCACCCGCACCGGCCAGCTCGTGCCGTTCATCTTTCTATCTAGCCGCCAAGAGGTGGATGATCGGATTGAAGGGCATCGAACAGGGGCCGACGACTATTTGGTCAAGCCCTTTGAAACCAAAGAATTGGAAGCCAAAATTGAAGCGCAACTAGAGCGATCGCGGCGGATGAATGCCGAAATTGTGCGGTTGATGCAGCAGTCCAACACGGAGCAACCACCGGCCCCTGCAGCACCGCCCCCCGAACCTCTACCCCTGACGCCTGCCGAAGAGCGCGTCTTTTGGGAAGTGATTCGCGGTTTGACCAATAAGCAAATTGGCGATCAGCTCTTTGTCAGTCCACGCACGGTGCAAACCCACCTCAGCAATATTTTGAGCAAGCTCCAGCTTGAAAATCGGGCCCAGTTGATTCGCTTTGCCTATGAGCATGGCTACCATCCTCCCGCAGAACCCCAGGATGGAGACGATAGCCATTGA
- a CDS encoding adenylyltransferase/cytidyltransferase family protein — protein MIGVYSLAELQAAIAREPDRWRPLVFTNGCFDLIHAGHVRYLQTAKALGRSLVVGLNSDRSIQGIKPQPAGLPQRPIVPEAERAEVLAALRSVDGVVLFSDPTATHLITTLQPDIYAKGGDYNIATLPEAPAVQHYGGRIELVQVEVPSSTSGIIQRILAAASPQA, from the coding sequence ATGATCGGAGTGTATAGTCTCGCCGAATTGCAAGCAGCGATCGCCCGTGAACCTGATCGCTGGCGACCCCTGGTTTTTACCAACGGCTGCTTTGACCTGATCCATGCTGGGCATGTGCGCTATTTGCAAACGGCCAAAGCCCTAGGGCGATCGCTGGTTGTCGGTCTCAATAGCGATCGCTCCATCCAAGGGATTAAACCCCAGCCGGCCGGATTGCCCCAGCGACCGATTGTGCCAGAAGCGGAACGGGCGGAAGTGTTGGCGGCGCTGAGATCTGTCGATGGCGTGGTGCTGTTTTCAGACCCCACTGCCACGCACCTGATCACCACCCTCCAGCCCGACATCTACGCCAAAGGGGGCGACTACAATATTGCAACCCTACCCGAAGCTCCTGCCGTCCAACACTACGGCGGCCGCATTGAGCTAGTCCAAGTCGAAGTGCCCAGCTCCACCAGCGGCATCATTCAGCGGATCCTCGCGGCGGCATCGCCCCAAGCCTAA